The Armatimonadota bacterium region GTAATATGACGGTTTCCTGCGCGGCCAGTCCCCTTTCACTCTTCCCCGCAGGCCCTGTCTGTGGTACTCTCCAGGCTGTCTAGAGACGCTGCGGAGGGCCCATGATGATTTTCGACTGTCACGCCCACGTTTTCCCCGAGAACGTGGTTGACCGGGCCATGGAGGCCCTGTCTGCGCGGTACGGCGCGCAGCCCGTGGGCAGGGCGACCCCCTCGGGTCTGCTCAAGCACATGGATGACTGCGGCGTGGACCGCTGCCTGGTGCTGGGAGTGGCCACGAAGCCTTCCCAGGTGCGCTCGATCAATGACTGGATCACCAGTCTCGGAGAGGAGCGCCTGGTGCCCCTGGGCAGCCTGCACCCCCACATGGAGGGCCTGCAGGACGAGATCGCGCGCCTCGTGGATTGCGGCGTGAAGGGCGTGAAGCTCCAGCCCCACTTTCAGGATTACGAACTGGATGACCCGGCGGTTCACGCCATGTTTGAGGCAATCGGTGACCGCCTCTTCGTGCTTATGCACGGCGGGCAGGAGATCATCCCCATCGACAATCTGCAGCCCACCCCTCCGCGCCTGGCCTGCCTGCTGGAAAC contains the following coding sequences:
- a CDS encoding amidohydrolase produces the protein MMIFDCHAHVFPENVVDRAMEALSARYGAQPVGRATPSGLLKHMDDCGVDRCLVLGVATKPSQVRSINDWITSLGEERLVPLGSLHPHMEGLQDEIARLVDCGVKGVKLQPHFQDYELDDPAVHAMFEAIGDRLFVLMHGGQEIIPIDNLQPTPPRLACLLETHPQVRFIFAHLGAYLQWDEVEEILVGRDVHLDASYVFDICSDEQISRIIQSHGPERIVWGSDFPWQTQAQGLAGIHRLGLCADAEQGILGGNLLRLLGM